In Candidatus Anaeroferrophillus wilburensis, the genomic stretch GGTCAAGACCGGAGGTCGGCTCATCCAGGATCAGTACCGGCGGATCGTGGACAATGGCCTGGGCCAGCCCCAGGCGTTGACGGTAACCCTTGGAAAGGGTTCCGGTTTTTTTTTCCAGCACCTTTTCCAGACCGCAGACCCGGATCACCGTCCGCATCCGGTCACGCACCCTGGAGGCCGGAACCTCGCGCATACGTACTGCGAAGAGGAGCTGATCAAGGACATTCATCTCATCATAGAGGGGATTGCTTTCCGGCAGATAGCCGAGGGAGCGACGGACGGCAAGGGAATCAGTCAGCACATCATGGCCAGCGATGGCAACGGTACCGGCAGAGGGCGACAGGTAGCCGGTCAACATCTTCATGGTGGTGCTCTTGCCGGCCCCGTTGGGACCCAGGAGGCCGAGAATCTGGCCCTTCGGTACCGTAAAGGAAATATCGTTGACCGCCGGCACCCGGTCAAACTGTTTGCTCAACGATGTTACAGTAATCATAGAGACATTCCTCAGTAGAAAATACCATGGCAAAGCTCTTGCGGGCAACCTCGCACCAACTTCCTGCACGCCTTACCACACATCCATCAAATCAGGAACCAAGGAAAATATAGGTTTTAGCCGTTCTTTGTCAAGAGGATACGGGAAGCAAAAAAAGCGAGAAATTATTTTTTACCAATTTCCCTCTTGACAGCATCACATTTCCATGTTAATCATGATTAATTAAATAAATTTAGTCTCATTTAAGACTACCCACCATACCATAGGAGGAGTAAGACCATGTGCATGAAAATTGAATTCACCTGTCAGTGCAGCAGCGAAAAGGCTCAATTCAACAACATGAATAACATCCTGCCCCCTTCGGTTATTGAGAACGTCTACTGCCCTTCCTGCAGCAGCAAGGTAGCGGTCAATTCGGAAACCATGCTGGTGGACAACGGCTGGATCATCGAATATGACATGCCGCAGATACAATATCTGCTGGCCAAGGTTGGCATCCCGGAAAGCCAGATTACACCGGAATTTGTCTTTGACGAACGCTATTCCACTTGGCAGGGAGTCACACCGACCGACATGGAACAGAGCATCAGGGAACGGGAAAAAATGCTTGAAATTGCCAAGGTTGACAAGCGCAGATATGCGGAAACCTTGAAAGAATGGAGCATCACCCGGATGAAAAACTTCATGGAAGCCGGCTGGCGCAAGGCCCAGCCAACGGCCGGATAAACACTTCTTTTCATAACCCCCTCCCCTCCTTTTTCGTTGGACCGGTGAGCGTATCTATGCTCACCGGTTTTTTTTACTCCATGAACCATGAACATTGATGAACTCGTAACAACTGGAAAACACCTTGAAAACCGGAGGCGCAGCAACGGCTCCAGATTCGAGGCAAGCAAAACCTTCATCATTGGGTTGTACATCCAAGACAACCCAATGATAAAGGTTGCAGCGTAGCGGAAAAGGTGGAGCCGCTACGAAGCCATCGATATTGACGAAAGGTTGCAAAGGGGCGATAAACATGCTAGCTCATCAGGAAACCACCTTCTCTGCCATGGTGCTTCAATGAACGTTGTCGACATCCGCGATGCGGCCGGCCGCATCCATCCCCACATCCACCTGACCCCGCTCATCCATTCCCTTTCTTTCAGTCAGATGAGCGGTGCCGAGATTTTTCTCAAAGCGGAAAACCTGCAGAAGACCGGTTCCTTTAAGGTCAGGGGGGCATTCAACAAGCTTATCCAGCTGCGGGAATCGCAGGTCATTGCAGCCTCCATGGGCAACCATGCCCAGGCGGTGGCGTTTGCCGCCAGCCGACTGGGCAAAGAGGCAACCATCGTCATGCCGGAAACTGTAGCGCTGAACAAGGAGGAGGCCACCCGCAGCTACGGCGCCCGGGTCGTCCTCCACGGCACCACGTTGACCGAATCGCTGCAGTATGCCAGAGAGCAGCAGACCGCATTCATCCATCCTTTCGATGATCCGCAGATCATTGCTGGCCAGGGAACCATCGGCTTGGAATTATGCCGGCAGTTGGAGAATATTGATACCATCCTGGTCCCGGTGGGCGGCGGCGGCCTGATCGCCGGCATTGCCTGCGCGGTTAAGGAACTCTCACCGGCTACCAGAATTATCGGCATCCAGACAGAGGCCGCGCCATCCGCCAGCCGCAGTTTTACTTCAGGCACTTTGACCGCGCAGCAACCGGCGCCAACCCTGGCTGACGGCATTGCGGTGGGCCAGGTGGGCCGCCAAACCCTGGCAATCATGAACCAGTATGTTGATGAGATGATGCTCGTCGACGAAAACCGGATTGCCGAAGCCATTCTGCTGCTGATGGAACGAAAGAAGTTGGTTGTCGAGGGTGCCGGCGCCGTCCCCCTGGCGGCGCTGCTGCAGTATCCGCGTCACTTTCAGGGACGCCGGGTAATTCTGCTGATCAGCGGCGGCAATATTGATTTCACCGTCGTTGACCACATTATTCACCGTGGCCTGGCAGCCAATGGCAGAATCACCATCATCACCTTGGAAATCCAGGATGTTCCTGGCAGCCTCCATAAGGTTACCGGCATTATTGCCGACCAACGGGGCAACATTCTTAATGTCCACCATGAACGGCTGGTGGCCGATCTGCCTTTCGGCTTCCTGCGGGCGGCAATCACCATTGAAACCAGAGGGCCGGGCCATGGCCGGACGATTGCCGCCCAGTTGGAGAACGAGGGCTACACGGTTCTCAGCCACCAATCATCACCGTGATCACCGCCCCTCACATCACACGGTTGGCAGGGAAACGAAAGATGTCCATCCAGCTTGTGCTGCGCACCCGGACATGTTATAGTTTTCCCTCTTTTTCAGGACCTGCTAACCTTCTCCGCCGACAATGGGAGTTTCCATATCATGGCCGTTGCTGACGTCATCTTTCTCCATGCCCCCACCGTCTACGATTTTCGCAGGCGGGCCACCCTGTGGGGGCCCACCAGCGATCTGGTGCCTTCAGAACCGATTTTCGACATGTACCCGGTGGGCTTTTCCACCATGTGCGCCTACCTTGAAGAGGCCGGCTTCCGCACCCGGATTGTCAACCTGGCCGCCCGCATGGTGCGTTCCAAAACCTTCAATGTCGAACAACATCTTGCCCGGTTGCAGGGCAGAGCCTTCGGTATCGACCTCCACTGGCTGCCCCACGCCCATGGTTCCCTGGCAATCGCTGAGCTGGTTAAAAAATATCACCCTGAAACACCGGTTTTTTTCGGCGGCTTTTCCGCCTCCTATTTTTATCAGGAACTGATTGGCTACCCACAGGTGGATTATGTTCTGCGCGGCGATTCAACCGAAGAACCCCTGCACCAGCTGACCGCCTGCATTACCGCCGCTGATCACCGCGACCATATCGACGAAGAGGCCCTGGCCGCCATTCCCAATCTGAGCTGGAAAGACCGCCAGGGGGAGATTCACCACAACCCGCAGACCTACCTACCCGCCGATCTGGACCACCTGGAGATGAACTACCGCCAGATGGTCCGTTCGGTGGTCCGCGATTTTGACTTTCTCAACTACATCCCCTTCAGCCATTGGATTGACTATCCGGCCATGGCGGTCATTACCGTACGCGGTTGCAAGCACAACTGTTCATACTGCGGCGGCTCCGCCTCGGCCTCGCGCCTGATCTCCGACCGCAAGGCTCCAGCTTTCCGCTCACCGGAAAAATTGGCCCAGGATATGCGGGACATGTACAACATCAGCCGCGGACCGGGCTTCATCCTCGGCGATATCCGCCATGCGGGGATGGACTATGCCCACCGTTTTCTGAAAGCCATTAAAGGATATCCAGGACAGGGCATGCTGGAGATTTTCGGTCCCATCGATCGGCCATTTGCCGATGAACTCGCCGATGCCCTGCCCAACTTTGTCGTTGAATTTTCCCCCGAATCCCATGATCCTGCTGTCCGCCGGGCGCTCAATATGAGCTACACTAATGAAGAGATTGAGGACACCATCGCCAACTGTCTGGCGGTCGGCTGCCGCCGCTTTGACCTGTTTTTCATGATCGGCCTGCCGGAGCAGACCGCCCAATCCGTCCTGGAGAGCATCGACTATTTCGAACGGCTGCTGGAACGTTATGGCGACGGCCGTTTCATGCCCTTTATCGGTCCTCTGGCACCCTTTGTGGATCCGGGAAGCCTGCTTTTTGAACAGCCGGAAAAATATGGTTACCATATTCTCTGCCGAACGCTGGAGGAACACCGGCAGATCCTGCTGGCACCCACCTGGAAACATATTCTCAACTACGAAACCCACTGGATGAGCCGCGATGAAATGGGCGACGTAACGTATGAAGCCGGCCGCCGGCTCAATGCCCTCAAGGCCAAGTTCGGCCTCATCAGTCCGGCGGTCGCCGCCGAAACCGACGATCGCATCAACCGCGCCGTCGCCCTCATGGCCCGGATAGACCGCCTGCTCAATGAATGTTCACCCGAAGAGCTGAAACAGGAGTTGCTGGCCCTCAAACCGCAGATTGACCGGGCCAACGCTTCCACGGTATGCGAAAAAACCGAGCTTGATCTGCCCTATGGCATCACCTCGTTCAATCTGCCGCAATTGATCAAGATGGGGACTGCAGATATCTGCAGCAACATCCTTAAACGTCGCCGACGCTGACCCCGCACCTTCGGGCCGGAACGAACCTGGCAGGCGAGCGGAGCATGAGGCGGTTGGGAAAAAGATGAGTACCAGAAAACTCAGTCAGCTTTTCGACCCCCGCTGCATTGCGGTGATCGCCGATTTCTGTCCGGGCAGCTATAAAGAACAGCTGCTGACTGCCAATCTGTCACGGCTGAATGGCGGCCGGTCCGTCTATTTCGTCGGGGCCCCCTGCCTGCCCACCGACGTCAAGGGCATCACGGCGGACAGCCTGGAGCAGATCAACCAGCCCATCGACATTCTCATCGTCGCCCTGCCGCTAACCACTGTGCCGGAAATCTTTCGCGCTCAAAACATCAGTACGGTTGCATCGATCATCCTCCTGGGATTCGCCGAGAAAATCCAGACGGCACTGCTCGATGATATTTTATCACAGGCCGGCAGACATCAAATCAGAATCCTGGGTGCCAACTCCATCGGTCTCCTTATCCCGCGGCTTAACCTCAACGCCTCCTATCACTCGACGATGCCCCACCAGGGACGCATTGCCCTGGTTTCCCAGAGCGGCGCCCTGATCACCTCAATTCTCGACATTGCCCGGGAACGAAATATCGGTTTCAGCCACGTGGTCAGCATCGGCAGCTTGGCAGATATCGATTTCGGTGATCTCATCGACTACCTGGGTGGTGACGACCAGGTCGGCAGCATCGCTCTGTACATGGAAAATATCGGCAGCGTCAAAAAATTTCTCAGCGCCTGCCGCTCCACTGCTCGGGTAAAACCGATCATCGTTCTCAAAAGCGGCCGCCACCCCATGATTCAGTCGCTTATTGAACGGCGCAACGCCGACCACCTGGGGAGCGATGCAGTCTACGACAGTGCTTTCCGCCGAGCGGGTGTTATCATGGTGGACACCATCAATGAGTTGCTCACCGCCGGCATCACCCTGTCCACCAGCCATATCCCTTTTGGTAATCGTTTTGCCCTGATCACCAACTCCGGAGCCCTGGGGTTGTTTGCCCTTGACCAGCTCCTTTCACGGCAACTGGCACCTGCGGCGATCCAGCCACCCTTGCAACAAAAGCTGACAGAGCTCCTTCCAGAAAAGTCAGACGAAAATCCCATCGATGTGGGGGCAACCGCAGACAATGACTGTTTCAGTGCCACCATTGCCGCCTGTCTGGAATCGGGAAACGTTGACGCCCTTATTGTGCTTATGGTTATCAACGGCTTCATGGAACCCCATACCATTGTTGACCAGGTACAAAAAAACGGAGAGCGGTTTCCCGGAAAAATTTTTTATGCCTGGCTGGGGGGCAGCCCCTTTCACCGCTACAAGGCCCGGAATTTCATGCAGGCTGACATCCCCATCTATTTCACTCTTGAAGAAGCCCTGAGCGCCTATTACTACAGTGAGCGCTACCGCTATAAACTGGCCAAACTGATGGCCATCCCGCCCCAATTCGACGACGCCTCGCCCACCCATCAGGCCCGGGTTCGGCAGATAGTAGCCCCGCACCTGGCACCAGAGCCAGCCCCCCTGCCGGAAACTGTTGTCAGAGAACTGCTGCAAACCTACGGCATTACGGTCACCAGCCAAACCCTGCCGGTGGCCGGCGTAGAACTGGCACTCAGCTGTCGCTGGGATCCCGAATTTGGACCTTACTTCTCCCTTGGCATCAGCGGTTTCTGCAGCCGTTTCAACAGCCGGACAGCCATCATGCTCCCACCCCTGAATTCTCTGCAGGCGCAACGGCTGATTGAACGTTCACCAGCTGCCGATATTCTGGCATCCTATCCGCTCACCAGACTGGAAGATCTACTGCTACGCTTCTCAGCCCTGATCTGCGATTTTGCCGAGATCAGGCAGGCAAAGCTGGTGCTGACGGTCAGGGAAACCGGCGACGTAGCCACGACCAATGCCAGCATCATGGCCAGCTACACCGCTACCATCGCCCCCCACCACCTGGTGATCATGCCTTATCCCCACCAGTATCAGTTTTTTGCAACCCTTGCCGACGGCACCCGGCTGCTGATCCGGCCTATCAAGCCGGAAGACGAGGAAAAACATTTCGCCTTTTTTCATTCCCTTTCCCGCCAGACCAACTACTACCGTTTTTTCAGCTACCGGAAAAAATTGAGCCACGAACAGATATCCCGCTTTACCCAGATTGATTACGATCGGGAGATGGCCATCATTGCCCTGGTGGAAGAAAACGGCGTTGACACAACCATCGGCGTCAACCGGCTGGCCTACTATCCCCAGGACGACCGACACGAGTTTGCCCTAGTGATAACCGACGCCTGGCAGGGAAAAGGCGTAGGGAAGGTACTGATGGAAAGACTGCTGGAAATCGCCAAAGACCGGCAGATCAGAACCATTTACGGCAAGGTTCTCGCTGAAAACCAGACAATGATCGGTTTCTGCCGGCGCTTTGGCTTCAGCGAGTATGAGAGCGAAGGGAACGTAATTCTGGTCAAGCTTGAGCTTGACGGTGGTCCGGACGCCAAGGAGTAAGGCACCTTTTTCCTGCCGGGCTCCGGAAGAATCCTGGGCGACGATGCCTGCAGCAAACAAGGTCCGACTGCCAACCCGCTGTCGGGCATACCCACAAATCTTTCTCGCCAGGCTTCCCGAACAGCCAGGCAAGCTATCCAAGCAGCTTCCGCATACCGTTCTTGACATCCTCAACAATGACATACAAAGCCGGCACCATGATCAAAGTAATCAAGGTGGAGAAAAGGATGCCAAAGCCCAAAGAAATAGCCATGGGAATCAAGAACCTGGCCTGCATTGAGGTTTCGAAAATCATCGGCATGAGACCGAAGAAGGTGGTCAGGGTGGTGAGTATGATGGGTCGGAAACGCTGAATGCCGGCATTGACAATAGCCGCATAATGGGTAGAGCCATCACGCACTTTACGGTTGGCAAAATCGATCAGCACCAGGGCATCATTAACCACCACCCCGGAGAGGGCAACAATGCCGAACATACTCAAAAGACTGAGGCTGTAGCCCATGATCAGGTGGCCGACAATCGCCCCGACAATGCCGAAGGGGATACTGACCATGATAATCGCCGGCTGGATGTAACTTTTAAAAGGAACAGCCAGCAGCAGGTAGACCACCAGCATAGCAATGATCATTCCTTTCCCCAGGGCTGCCATGCTTTCCATACGGTCCGACTGCTTGCCGGCAAAACTGTAGTCAAGACCGTGATATTTTTCCTTCAGCTGCGGCAGAGTTTCCTTTTTCAGCGCCTCACTGACCATCTCCGCCTTGCTCTGGGGGGTCACATCAGCGGAAACCGTCACTACCCGCCGGCCATTGCGCCTGTTGATGG encodes the following:
- a CDS encoding ATP-binding cassette domain-containing protein — encoded protein: MITVTSLSKQFDRVPAVNDISFTVPKGQILGLLGPNGAGKSTTMKMLTGYLSPSAGTVAIAGHDVLTDSLAVRRSLGYLPESNPLYDEMNVLDQLLFAVRMREVPASRVRDRMRTVIRVCGLEKVLEKKTGTLSKGYRQRLGLAQAIVHDPPVLILDEPTSGLDPNQIGEIRSLIKTLGAEKTLILSTHILPEVQSTCDRILIMNRGRLVADGSPDELASRAGGEELIRVELKGEPEGCREKLAAIPTVAAVSHQAAGEPGTTSLLVKGRKGGEGDLRELVYGVVRQENWPLLELYRHQLSLEDVFKQLTLGEPAAKAESRRVA
- a CDS encoding threonine ammonia-lyase, whose product is MNVVDIRDAAGRIHPHIHLTPLIHSLSFSQMSGAEIFLKAENLQKTGSFKVRGAFNKLIQLRESQVIAASMGNHAQAVAFAASRLGKEATIVMPETVALNKEEATRSYGARVVLHGTTLTESLQYAREQQTAFIHPFDDPQIIAGQGTIGLELCRQLENIDTILVPVGGGGLIAGIACAVKELSPATRIIGIQTEAAPSASRSFTSGTLTAQQPAPTLADGIAVGQVGRQTLAIMNQYVDEMMLVDENRIAEAILLLMERKKLVVEGAGAVPLAALLQYPRHFQGRRVILLISGGNIDFTVVDHIIHRGLAANGRITIITLEIQDVPGSLHKVTGIIADQRGNILNVHHERLVADLPFGFLRAAITIETRGPGHGRTIAAQLENEGYTVLSHQSSP
- a CDS encoding TIGR04190 family B12-binding domain/radical SAM domain protein; protein product: MAVADVIFLHAPTVYDFRRRATLWGPTSDLVPSEPIFDMYPVGFSTMCAYLEEAGFRTRIVNLAARMVRSKTFNVEQHLARLQGRAFGIDLHWLPHAHGSLAIAELVKKYHPETPVFFGGFSASYFYQELIGYPQVDYVLRGDSTEEPLHQLTACITAADHRDHIDEEALAAIPNLSWKDRQGEIHHNPQTYLPADLDHLEMNYRQMVRSVVRDFDFLNYIPFSHWIDYPAMAVITVRGCKHNCSYCGGSASASRLISDRKAPAFRSPEKLAQDMRDMYNISRGPGFILGDIRHAGMDYAHRFLKAIKGYPGQGMLEIFGPIDRPFADELADALPNFVVEFSPESHDPAVRRALNMSYTNEEIEDTIANCLAVGCRRFDLFFMIGLPEQTAQSVLESIDYFERLLERYGDGRFMPFIGPLAPFVDPGSLLFEQPEKYGYHILCRTLEEHRQILLAPTWKHILNYETHWMSRDEMGDVTYEAGRRLNALKAKFGLISPAVAAETDDRINRAVALMARIDRLLNECSPEELKQELLALKPQIDRANASTVCEKTELDLPYGITSFNLPQLIKMGTADICSNILKRRRR
- a CDS encoding bifunctional acetate--CoA ligase family protein/GNAT family N-acetyltransferase, yielding MSTRKLSQLFDPRCIAVIADFCPGSYKEQLLTANLSRLNGGRSVYFVGAPCLPTDVKGITADSLEQINQPIDILIVALPLTTVPEIFRAQNISTVASIILLGFAEKIQTALLDDILSQAGRHQIRILGANSIGLLIPRLNLNASYHSTMPHQGRIALVSQSGALITSILDIARERNIGFSHVVSIGSLADIDFGDLIDYLGGDDQVGSIALYMENIGSVKKFLSACRSTARVKPIIVLKSGRHPMIQSLIERRNADHLGSDAVYDSAFRRAGVIMVDTINELLTAGITLSTSHIPFGNRFALITNSGALGLFALDQLLSRQLAPAAIQPPLQQKLTELLPEKSDENPIDVGATADNDCFSATIAACLESGNVDALIVLMVINGFMEPHTIVDQVQKNGERFPGKIFYAWLGGSPFHRYKARNFMQADIPIYFTLEEALSAYYYSERYRYKLAKLMAIPPQFDDASPTHQARVRQIVAPHLAPEPAPLPETVVRELLQTYGITVTSQTLPVAGVELALSCRWDPEFGPYFSLGISGFCSRFNSRTAIMLPPLNSLQAQRLIERSPAADILASYPLTRLEDLLLRFSALICDFAEIRQAKLVLTVRETGDVATTNASIMASYTATIAPHHLVIMPYPHQYQFFATLADGTRLLIRPIKPEDEEKHFAFFHSLSRQTNYYRFFSYRKKLSHEQISRFTQIDYDREMAIIALVEENGVDTTIGVNRLAYYPQDDRHEFALVITDAWQGKGVGKVLMERLLEIAKDRQIRTIYGKVLAENQTMIGFCRRFGFSEYESEGNVILVKLELDGGPDAKE